The following proteins are co-located in the Thermococcus alcaliphilus genome:
- a CDS encoding DUF835 domain-containing protein, with amino-acid sequence MLLFLSAGILMHAVTSAAYYMRELWLGILSYALFTTLILHATAEYLKTKGKTPSCELFALIIPLFAIYFIIFTRMFPNDNYLLSHAVFGFFGFILLAISVNFMKLREIDKHHAYLGIGAAGMGGLMIIHPLLFLPSFQKPAIFVSWSITYAAFGILLVSSIFNLVLTKHFLLPENSLPVIELKRQIQLITPPQYETIKENLKDFPVLAFVRSLDVPEKWIAHYVSTTPAEGSIPPTNLAYMAQLASDYFRSLQEKGSGGGVVLIDCPEYLAIYNGFEALVKFLASLRDMALIYGGNLLVVVEENAFEPQQAKVLKRVLGT; translated from the coding sequence GTGCTTCTCTTTTTATCGGCTGGAATCCTCATGCACGCAGTCACGTCAGCGGCTTACTACATGAGAGAACTCTGGCTGGGAATCCTCTCATACGCACTCTTCACAACCCTAATCCTCCACGCAACCGCAGAATACTTGAAAACAAAAGGCAAAACACCTTCCTGCGAACTTTTTGCCTTAATAATTCCCCTCTTTGCAATTTACTTCATCATCTTCACCCGAATGTTCCCAAACGACAATTATTTACTCTCTCACGCGGTCTTCGGCTTCTTCGGCTTCATACTCCTCGCAATAAGCGTAAACTTCATGAAATTAAGGGAGATTGACAAACACCACGCCTACCTCGGCATTGGTGCAGCGGGCATGGGAGGTTTGATGATAATCCACCCACTCCTCTTCCTCCCAAGCTTCCAAAAACCCGCAATTTTTGTTTCTTGGTCAATCACATACGCTGCTTTTGGAATTCTTCTCGTATCTTCCATTTTTAATCTCGTCCTCACCAAACACTTCCTCCTCCCCGAAAACTCGCTACCAGTTATTGAGCTTAAACGCCAAATCCAGTTAATCACTCCCCCACAATACGAGACAATAAAAGAAAACCTCAAAGATTTCCCAGTTCTCGCATTTGTGCGGAGCTTGGATGTTCCCGAGAAGTGGATTGCTCATTATGTGAGCACGACTCCTGCGGAGGGAAGCATTCCTCCAACTAACCTTGCCTACATGGCGCAATTAGCAAGCGATTATTTCCGAAGCCTTCAAGAAAAGGGGAGTGGTGGTGGTGTGGTCCTCATTGATTGTCCCGAGTACTTGGCAATTTACAATGGTTTTGAGGCTCTTGTGAAGTTCCTCGCATCGCTAAGAGACATGGCATTAATTTATGGTGGAAACCTGCTCGTGGTTGTGGAAGAGAATGCTTTCGAACCCCAACAAGCCAAAGTATTAAAGAGAGTCCTGGGAACCTAA
- a CDS encoding DUF257 family protein: MAVETLASLLDKLKFGETALIEHNSLTTPVNLLAAIVSWAGEKNYPVLIDDVLDTLYIYAQHMELGGIDTEILNNVLVIKLGGVRNVGNVVGRVPLKEPLIQEREYAKVANSFFEQGKVVNPVLGFEKTLFLTDSKRDLLISINAVLSHLGDKRRIAFHFVNKDILEGPEFNPLPFLEELATTVFRVKRTEGKIRLAVVKSINNELTGKEIIL; this comes from the coding sequence ATGGCAGTGGAGACATTAGCCTCATTGCTTGATAAGTTAAAGTTTGGCGAGACAGCGCTCATTGAGCATAACTCCCTTACCACCCCTGTAAACCTGTTAGCTGCCATTGTAAGTTGGGCTGGGGAGAAGAACTACCCCGTGCTCATTGATGATGTTCTGGACACGCTTTACATTTACGCTCAGCACATGGAGCTTGGAGGCATTGACACCGAGATTTTGAACAATGTTTTAGTCATCAAATTGGGTGGAGTGAGGAATGTGGGAAATGTTGTAGGGAGAGTCCCCCTGAAGGAGCCTTTGATTCAAGAAAGAGAGTATGCAAAAGTTGCCAATTCTTTTTTTGAGCAGGGGAAAGTTGTAAACCCAGTTTTAGGGTTTGAAAAAACATTATTCCTCACAGACTCAAAAAGGGATCTGCTAATCTCGATAAATGCAGTTCTTTCTCACCTGGGAGACAAAAGAAGGATCGCGTTTCACTTTGTAAATAAGGACATTTTGGAGGGACCCGAATTCAATCCCCTGCCGTTCCTCGAAGAGCTTGCAACCACAGTATTCCGAGTGAAAAGAACGGAAGGCAAGATTAGGCTAGCAGTTGTGAAATCCATCAACAACGAGCTGACGGGAAAAGAAATAATCCTGTGA
- a CDS encoding Piwi domain-containing protein — MKMDTNFWFRWDGWNVLELPEDISHEILQLEVYPYSSKKEAYEHLPEELKDELNKKLLIKYSDGEYYYYFFYDKLNFLARIKDFQPMSLLPVKISKYPQKTAISLMSAYVKKILGKKLKVYVDSAKIQGFLENPDIGVRIRRIKTPQIKVVGFNEKTVYVAIKYSSETETLKLWELPEKSLDQVMALIEEHVQNEEEIKIKSPKIKSNNVFSYIVKILKDKEAYDFLLQLKNSTRIKERNAYLRIEESIKSLNPAKSPLDAKYVILAVPKSKYSRSSFSKYQARFSSYLQDLFIFTELNSELIIDPKLESILFNKQEEDVVKNYANAVKKAEFVLKFKSTSPHVMRLPEIKNILMAQTEKGPIFGWGVRGLLLTKGTFREDLIPFVNHKGSLKILIYYPEHLERKLKRSIFYKRVLSLKEGVYGKAFTNGAEIVDRPLEKGVWKELQTTSALDKYSEKIIEDFESMKKDQSDTFLLLTLLPKDKNIVKFHKMRSYLLKKPNLRVAIQGINESGLDDNYKSYSALLQTAPKLGVYMYSLNPEVISPKYDLILGIDVTRQYEATQRGVAASVVLMTPNGIPKGGFAISQNTNNKETVNLFEVFQELFSAPQVKKELKNRNSEEIGILLARDGFFTISEREDLSTILESGIFEEFGKSGVTLNGVEIIKDTGIRIWKHKKFLPSYTSLPSGNLTQYVVLGHKGMNTQKGTSYARPYTVRGYYYSKDGYIKGPETLPRNLLHYLIYLQRLNYTTYLDAVISLPAPAHFAHKCSNFVRKFEISRVAIENALFFVT, encoded by the coding sequence ATGAAGATGGATACAAATTTCTGGTTTCGATGGGACGGATGGAATGTATTGGAGCTTCCCGAAGACATAAGCCATGAAATCCTACAACTTGAAGTTTATCCATATTCAAGCAAAAAAGAAGCTTATGAACATCTTCCTGAAGAATTAAAAGACGAATTGAACAAAAAGCTCCTGATAAAGTATTCAGATGGAGAGTACTACTATTATTTCTTTTATGATAAGCTAAACTTTTTAGCAAGGATTAAGGATTTTCAACCAATGTCACTTTTGCCTGTTAAAATATCGAAATATCCTCAAAAAACTGCCATCTCGCTAATGTCTGCTTATGTGAAGAAAATACTTGGAAAGAAGCTCAAAGTTTACGTGGACTCTGCTAAAATACAGGGTTTTCTTGAAAATCCTGATATTGGAGTGCGAATAAGAAGAATAAAAACTCCACAAATAAAAGTTGTTGGATTTAATGAAAAAACTGTTTATGTTGCCATTAAATATTCTTCAGAAACTGAAACACTAAAATTATGGGAACTACCAGAAAAAAGCCTTGACCAAGTTATGGCGCTGATTGAAGAGCATGTTCAAAATGAAGAGGAAATAAAAATAAAAAGCCCTAAAATTAAGAGCAATAACGTTTTTTCATACATTGTTAAAATCTTAAAAGACAAAGAAGCTTATGACTTCTTACTCCAACTGAAAAATTCCACCAGAATCAAAGAAAGAAATGCCTATTTAAGAATTGAGGAATCAATAAAATCTTTAAATCCTGCTAAAAGCCCCTTGGACGCAAAGTATGTGATACTAGCAGTGCCAAAAAGCAAGTATTCCAGAAGTAGTTTCAGTAAATACCAAGCAAGATTTTCTTCATACTTGCAAGATTTGTTTATTTTTACCGAATTAAATAGCGAATTAATAATTGACCCGAAACTTGAGTCAATTTTATTTAATAAACAAGAAGAAGATGTTGTGAAAAATTACGCTAATGCTGTGAAAAAAGCAGAATTTGTCTTGAAGTTCAAAAGCACGTCTCCTCATGTGATGAGACTGCCAGAGATCAAAAATATCCTTATGGCACAAACAGAAAAAGGCCCCATATTTGGCTGGGGTGTAAGAGGATTGCTTTTAACTAAAGGGACATTTAGGGAAGATCTTATTCCTTTTGTAAATCACAAAGGAAGTTTAAAGATTCTCATTTATTACCCCGAGCATTTGGAAAGAAAACTCAAACGATCAATATTTTACAAACGTGTTTTGAGCTTGAAGGAGGGTGTTTATGGAAAAGCATTCACAAATGGTGCTGAAATAGTTGACAGGCCCTTGGAAAAAGGAGTATGGAAGGAACTACAGACAACTTCGGCTCTTGATAAGTATTCAGAAAAAATTATTGAAGATTTTGAAAGTATGAAGAAGGATCAAAGTGATACATTTTTGCTTTTAACACTCTTACCTAAAGATAAAAACATTGTAAAATTTCATAAAATGAGGTCGTATCTCCTTAAAAAGCCTAACTTAAGAGTTGCAATTCAAGGAATAAACGAAAGTGGGTTGGATGATAATTACAAGAGCTATTCAGCTCTTCTTCAAACTGCACCAAAGCTAGGAGTTTACATGTATTCCTTAAATCCTGAAGTAATATCTCCAAAGTATGACCTTATTTTGGGCATTGATGTAACAAGGCAGTATGAAGCAACCCAAAGAGGAGTAGCTGCTAGTGTGGTATTAATGACTCCGAATGGCATTCCCAAAGGAGGATTTGCGATTTCTCAAAACACAAACAATAAAGAAACTGTAAACCTATTTGAAGTCTTTCAAGAGTTATTTAGTGCTCCTCAGGTCAAAAAAGAACTAAAAAATAGGAATTCTGAAGAAATTGGTATTCTTCTGGCAAGAGATGGGTTCTTTACTATTTCTGAGAGAGAAGATCTCTCAACAATCCTCGAATCAGGGATATTTGAGGAATTTGGAAAATCAGGTGTAACACTTAATGGGGTTGAAATAATAAAGGATACAGGAATACGAATATGGAAACATAAAAAGTTTCTCCCTAGTTACACCTCCCTACCTTCTGGCAATCTTACCCAGTATGTCGTCTTAGGTCATAAAGGAATGAATACTCAAAAAGGTACATCTTACGCAAGGCCATACACAGTGAGAGGATATTACTACTCAAAGGACGGTTACATCAAAGGTCCTGAGACTCTTCCTAGGAATCTTCTCCATTATTTGATTTATTTGCAAAGACTTAATTACACCACATACTTGGATGCCGTGATATCTCTTCCTGCCCCAGCTCACTTTGCTCATAAATGTTCAAACTTCGTAAGGAAATTCGAGATTAGTCGGGTGGCCATTGAAAATGCGTTATTTTTTGTCACTTAA
- the fdhF gene encoding formate dehydrogenase subunit alpha — MKVVCPYCGFGCKLIIDPQTLTVRPYKGEPNKGRICPKGLYAMEFALSKDRIKKPLKREKNTLKPITWGQAIDEISHKLLEIREFYGPDAVAFIASSKTSNEENYLLQKIARLFGTNNIDNCARLCHEASVHALKMTLGTGTQTNPYEDLEKFGVIVIWGYNPAETHPVVLDYIKNAKKKGARIIVIDVRETLTMRFADYKLIIKPGTDVVLANSIMHVIIKEELYNEDFIKKRTTGFSEIRMATMKYTPEYAERVTGIPASLIREVAREFALAGSGAIMWGMGVTQHVSGVENVLAIVDLALLLGYIGERGGLYPMRGQNNVQGAAYMGALSEFLPGYIPLDDEKFRKRVASLWGVNDLPTERGLYLTELWDAIERGDLMALYIVGENPAVSEANFARVRKALKKLDLLVVQDLFMTQTARYAHYLLPASSFCEKEGSYMNSERRIQWSEKVMEPLGDSKPDWEIFTMLGKALGLPGFNYSSVEEITEEYFRLFPELEERDIKELKESDGIFLPKKRLHTWEFAMPDGKARFVAVERIFPWENTNNDYPFALTTIRLVNNYNTGEIALRSPSLVKLMGEPKAVISENDARRLRIKAGDLIEIATRRGKIRIKAEIGKIREGVIAIPFHFKANKITNSALNKAGTPEFKFSAARIRKLKTERPTQDNYP, encoded by the coding sequence GTGAAAGTCGTATGTCCTTATTGCGGTTTTGGATGCAAGCTCATCATCGACCCTCAGACATTAACAGTTAGGCCCTACAAGGGAGAACCAAACAAAGGAAGAATATGCCCCAAAGGTCTCTACGCTATGGAATTCGCCCTCTCAAAGGATAGGATCAAAAAGCCTCTGAAACGAGAAAAAAATACCTTAAAGCCTATAACTTGGGGGCAAGCGATCGATGAAATCTCTCATAAACTCCTTGAGATAAGAGAGTTCTATGGCCCCGATGCTGTTGCTTTCATAGCTTCCTCAAAGACTAGCAACGAAGAAAACTATCTTCTACAAAAAATAGCGAGGCTCTTTGGAACCAATAACATAGACAACTGTGCCAGGCTTTGCCATGAAGCCAGTGTTCATGCACTTAAAATGACACTCGGAACAGGAACCCAAACAAACCCATATGAAGACTTGGAAAAATTTGGGGTCATAGTTATCTGGGGTTACAATCCTGCAGAGACACATCCGGTAGTTTTGGACTACATAAAGAATGCTAAGAAAAAAGGTGCAAGGATAATTGTCATCGATGTTCGTGAGACCCTCACAATGCGTTTTGCGGATTACAAACTTATAATAAAGCCTGGAACCGATGTAGTCCTTGCCAATTCTATTATGCACGTTATAATTAAAGAAGAGCTCTACAACGAAGATTTCATCAAAAAAAGAACAACAGGATTTTCAGAGATTAGAATGGCCACTATGAAATACACCCCCGAATACGCAGAAAGAGTTACTGGAATTCCTGCCTCCCTTATACGAGAAGTTGCAAGAGAGTTTGCCCTAGCAGGCAGTGGAGCAATTATGTGGGGGATGGGGGTAACACAACATGTCTCTGGGGTCGAAAACGTTCTAGCAATAGTAGACCTTGCCCTCCTCTTAGGCTACATAGGTGAGAGAGGGGGCTTATATCCAATGCGAGGGCAGAACAACGTTCAAGGAGCAGCATATATGGGGGCTCTTAGCGAGTTCTTGCCCGGTTATATTCCACTCGATGATGAAAAGTTCAGAAAAAGGGTTGCTTCTCTTTGGGGCGTCAACGACCTTCCAACAGAAAGAGGGTTATACCTTACGGAACTCTGGGATGCAATTGAACGGGGAGATTTAATGGCTCTTTACATTGTTGGAGAGAACCCAGCCGTTAGTGAAGCCAACTTCGCTCGGGTTAGGAAGGCCCTTAAAAAGCTAGACTTATTAGTTGTGCAGGATTTGTTTATGACACAAACAGCCCGTTATGCTCATTATCTCCTCCCTGCCTCGAGTTTCTGTGAAAAGGAAGGCTCGTATATGAACAGTGAACGTAGAATTCAATGGAGTGAAAAAGTCATGGAACCCTTGGGAGACTCCAAACCAGATTGGGAGATATTCACAATGCTTGGAAAAGCTTTGGGCTTGCCTGGGTTCAACTATTCCTCTGTAGAGGAAATAACAGAAGAATATTTTCGTTTGTTTCCTGAACTTGAGGAAAGAGATATAAAAGAACTTAAAGAGAGCGATGGAATATTCCTCCCAAAGAAAAGACTTCACACATGGGAATTCGCAATGCCCGATGGGAAAGCCCGATTCGTTGCTGTGGAACGGATTTTTCCATGGGAAAATACCAACAACGATTATCCCTTTGCTCTAACAACAATTAGGCTCGTAAATAACTACAACACTGGGGAGATAGCACTGAGAAGTCCTTCGCTGGTCAAACTTATGGGAGAACCAAAAGCCGTGATAAGCGAGAATGACGCAAGAAGACTGAGAATAAAGGCAGGTGATCTAATAGAAATTGCAACAAGACGTGGGAAAATTAGAATAAAGGCTGAAATTGGAAAAATTAGGGAAGGAGTTATAGCAATTCCCTTTCACTTTAAAGCAAATAAAATCACCAACAGTGCTCTTAACAAAGCAGGAACACCGGAATTTAAATTTTCAGCTGCAAGAATAAGAAAACTTAAAACCGAAAGGCCCACTCAGGATAATTACCCGTAA
- the purF gene encoding amidophosphoribosyltransferase — translation MREKCGIFAAKAENASRKAYYALMALQHRGQESAGISIWKHKIRTLSGRGLVSEVFRGSELARLRSNMAIAHVRYSTSGSLNETQPLQTFCCGKEIAVAHNGTLTNFIPLKGEYEKRGVKFRHSVDSELLGISFLWHLKETGDEFEAMKAVFNEVKGAYSVAFLFDGKILVARDPLGFRPLSYGIGDGHYFASEDSALRLFVDEIRDVKPGEVFLISEGVESKVLVNESHYHCVFEYIYFARPDSVLDGVSVYKARVKMGQELARESPASADVVIPVPDSGRAAALGFSQVSGIPYAEGLIKNRYIGRTFIMPGQFYRELKVKLKLSPVRDIIDGKCVVLVDDSIVRGTTMKRIVAMLRNAGAKEVHVRIASPPIKHPCYMGIDIPTRHELIAAFGGIEKVRKVIGADSLSYLTVEGLKKAVGKRDLCLACLTGNYPEWAFRF, via the coding sequence ATGAGAGAAAAATGCGGAATCTTTGCAGCCAAGGCAGAGAACGCTTCTAGAAAAGCGTATTATGCTCTCATGGCTCTTCAGCATAGGGGGCAAGAAAGTGCTGGAATAAGTATATGGAAACATAAAATAAGAACCCTATCTGGTAGAGGATTAGTTTCAGAGGTTTTTCGGGGCAGTGAGCTTGCGAGGCTTAGGTCAAACATGGCCATAGCTCATGTTCGCTACTCAACATCAGGTTCTCTTAATGAGACTCAACCCTTACAAACTTTTTGTTGTGGAAAAGAAATCGCTGTGGCACACAATGGGACTCTCACAAATTTCATACCTTTGAAGGGGGAATATGAAAAGAGGGGAGTAAAGTTTAGACATTCTGTTGATTCGGAGCTTTTAGGAATATCTTTTCTCTGGCACCTGAAGGAAACTGGTGACGAATTCGAAGCCATGAAAGCAGTTTTTAATGAGGTTAAAGGGGCCTACTCTGTAGCTTTTCTTTTTGATGGAAAGATACTGGTTGCCAGAGATCCCCTTGGCTTTAGACCCCTCAGCTATGGCATAGGGGATGGTCACTATTTTGCTTCTGAAGATTCTGCGTTGAGGCTTTTTGTAGATGAAATTAGGGATGTAAAGCCTGGGGAGGTGTTTTTGATTTCTGAAGGTGTTGAGAGTAAAGTTTTAGTTAATGAGAGCCATTATCATTGTGTTTTTGAGTACATCTACTTTGCGAGGCCAGATAGTGTTCTTGATGGAGTGAGTGTTTATAAAGCAAGGGTTAAGATGGGGCAGGAACTTGCACGTGAGAGTCCTGCAAGTGCTGACGTTGTCATTCCAGTGCCAGATTCCGGAAGAGCAGCTGCATTAGGCTTTTCCCAGGTGAGCGGGATTCCATATGCTGAAGGTTTAATAAAGAACCGTTATATTGGGAGGACCTTTATAATGCCTGGTCAATTCTACAGGGAGTTAAAAGTAAAGCTCAAACTTTCTCCTGTTAGAGATATCATTGATGGAAAGTGTGTTGTTCTTGTAGATGATTCCATAGTGAGGGGTACTACGATGAAAAGGATAGTAGCGATGTTACGAAATGCCGGTGCAAAAGAAGTGCATGTAAGAATAGCCTCCCCTCCAATAAAACATCCTTGCTATATGGGAATAGACATTCCAACCAGACATGAGTTGATAGCAGCTTTTGGGGGCATAGAGAAGGTTAGAAAAGTAATTGGGGCGGATAGTTTGTCTTATCTTACTGTTGAGGGTCTAAAAAAAGCTGTAGGAAAAAGAGATCTCTGCCTAGCATGCCTTACGGGTAATTATCCTGAGTGGGCCTTTCGGTTTTAA
- the purC gene encoding phosphoribosylaminoimidazolesuccinocarboxamide synthase — protein MEVYEGKAKKMIPMDDGKMIMEFKDDATAFNGEKKAQFKGKGWLNAQISALLFKILEEKGIKSHFIGVAGDNRLIVEKLQMFPVEVVVRNVVAGSLKKRIPLGEGSELPEPIIEFYHKNDALGDPMINYYHAKILGIDEKEIKEMEKIALKVNEILQEYFKEKGILLVDFKLEFGKNEKGEIILGDEISPDTCRFWDAKTKESLDKDVFRFNKGDLISAYEEIYKRLTS, from the coding sequence ATGGAAGTTTATGAAGGAAAAGCGAAGAAAATGATCCCCATGGATGATGGAAAGATGATAATGGAGTTCAAGGACGATGCTACAGCTTTTAATGGAGAAAAAAAGGCACAATTCAAGGGCAAAGGATGGCTTAACGCTCAAATAAGTGCTCTCCTTTTCAAGATCTTGGAAGAGAAGGGCATTAAAAGTCATTTCATAGGTGTTGCCGGCGACAACAGGCTTATCGTAGAAAAGCTTCAAATGTTTCCCGTTGAAGTTGTTGTTAGGAATGTAGTTGCTGGGAGTTTGAAAAAGAGAATCCCCCTAGGAGAGGGCTCCGAACTTCCAGAGCCAATAATAGAATTCTACCACAAAAACGATGCCCTTGGAGATCCAATGATAAACTATTATCACGCAAAAATTCTCGGTATAGATGAAAAAGAAATTAAAGAGATGGAAAAGATAGCACTCAAAGTTAACGAGATCTTACAAGAATATTTCAAAGAAAAAGGAATTTTACTTGTCGACTTCAAGCTCGAATTTGGTAAAAACGAGAAAGGCGAGATAATCCTTGGAGATGAGATAAGCCCAGATACCTGCCGCTTCTGGGATGCAAAGACAAAAGAAAGTTTGGACAAAGATGTGTTCCGTTTTAACAAAGGAGATTTGATTTCAGCTTATGAGGAAATTTATAAGCGTCTCACATCTTGA
- a CDS encoding YiiX/YebB-like N1pC/P60 family cysteine hydrolase, which yields MKVQIIFVLFVFIAMSGSAFAFGGNGSYEHPMPADIEIGDVLIGHSPDSDPLIPGYWTHNAMVAYEKNGEWFVVEAWFTGVRITKLSDYMARYDDVAILRVSASETQKRGAVRFALAQLGKPYDFALWTKQVYGPSYYCSELVWAAYKVVGIDIDAHPGFSFEYFWGVAPQEIYGDSDTQEIYRDST from the coding sequence ATGAAAGTGCAGATTATTTTTGTGTTATTTGTTTTTATTGCTATGTCTGGCTCAGCTTTTGCATTTGGAGGGAATGGGAGTTACGAGCATCCAATGCCCGCTGATATAGAGATTGGGGATGTGCTCATTGGCCATAGCCCAGACAGTGACCCTTTAATTCCCGGATATTGGACTCACAATGCTATGGTGGCCTATGAAAAGAATGGAGAGTGGTTTGTTGTTGAGGCGTGGTTCACGGGAGTGAGAATAACAAAGCTCTCAGATTACATGGCAAGGTACGACGATGTGGCGATACTAAGAGTTTCAGCCTCAGAAACTCAAAAAAGGGGAGCTGTTAGATTTGCTCTCGCTCAACTTGGGAAGCCATATGATTTTGCGCTTTGGACTAAGCAGGTTTATGGACCCAGTTACTATTGCTCCGAACTTGTATGGGCAGCATACAAAGTTGTAGGAATCGATATAGATGCACATCCAGGATTTTCATTTGAATATTTCTGGGGCGTCGCGCCGCAAGAAATCTATGGTGATTCTGACACTCAAGAGATTTATCGGGACTCCACTTGA
- the purM gene encoding phosphoribosylformylglycinamidine cyclo-ligase, with amino-acid sequence MLTYAQAGVDDEKTQKALKGIISLAKATFEFRKGKMGEPKGNIGHYAALMDFGDFYLAMTTDGVGTKTLVAEAVGKYDTIGIDMVAMNVNDLICVGAEPVALVDYLAVKEPNEEIFQEIAKGLYEGAKQSGIAIVGGETAVLPELVNGFDLAGTAIGVVEKNTVITGKEIQPGDAVIGISSSGIHSNGLTLARKLLIPKYGLEYEFEGKKLWEHLLEPTRIYVKPILDLLKKVEVHGLAHITGGGLLNLKRLTTYGFSLKMPPISGIFRLIYDNGVPLDEMFRVFNMGIGVVVVVPQSERDTALDILNKYFESFDLGVVTERPGIVVENYGVGL; translated from the coding sequence ATGTTGACTTATGCGCAAGCTGGTGTTGACGATGAAAAGACTCAAAAAGCCTTAAAAGGAATCATTTCCCTTGCAAAAGCAACTTTTGAGTTTAGGAAGGGAAAAATGGGGGAACCTAAAGGGAATATAGGCCATTATGCTGCGTTGATGGACTTTGGAGACTTTTACCTTGCGATGACAACGGATGGAGTTGGAACTAAAACCTTAGTTGCAGAGGCAGTTGGGAAATATGATACCATTGGAATCGACATGGTAGCGATGAATGTGAATGATTTGATATGTGTTGGAGCAGAGCCAGTGGCTTTGGTGGACTATCTTGCAGTTAAGGAACCAAATGAGGAAATTTTTCAGGAGATAGCAAAAGGCCTCTATGAGGGAGCAAAACAGTCGGGGATAGCTATAGTTGGTGGCGAAACTGCAGTCTTACCAGAGCTTGTGAATGGCTTTGACCTTGCTGGAACGGCCATTGGAGTTGTTGAAAAGAATACGGTGATAACTGGAAAGGAGATACAGCCTGGAGATGCAGTTATAGGGATCTCGAGCTCAGGGATCCATTCTAATGGTTTAACTCTTGCAAGAAAGCTCTTGATTCCCAAATATGGGCTTGAATATGAATTTGAGGGCAAAAAGCTTTGGGAACATTTACTTGAACCTACGAGGATCTATGTTAAACCAATCCTCGACCTCCTCAAAAAAGTAGAGGTTCATGGATTGGCTCACATTACTGGAGGGGGACTGCTGAACCTCAAGCGCCTTACAACTTATGGGTTTTCTCTAAAGATGCCTCCAATTAGCGGAATTTTCAGGCTAATTTATGACAATGGGGTTCCGTTAGATGAGATGTTTAGAGTTTTTAACATGGGAATAGGTGTGGTAGTGGTCGTTCCTCAATCGGAGAGGGATACAGCATTGGATATCCTAAACAAGTACTTTGAGAGCTTTGACTTGGGAGTTGTGACAGAAAGGCCAGGAATTGTCGTAGAGAATTATGGGGTGGGGCTTTAA